The genomic interval TTGGGATGGTGAGGTAGGATTTAAGGAAAAATTTACTTGCTAAATTGAGAAAAATAGGTTATACTTAATTCCACAACGCTTTACAAAATTTAGAATTCAAAATTTCGTATTTTGTAGCTTTCCAGAAAGGAAAGACAAAAAAGGCATTAAATGAAAGAACCTAGGATCATTGCATTTTTATGTAATTGGTGCACATATGCGGCATCTGACCTTGCTGGGACATCTCGGCTAAAATACCCTGAAAATATAAGGATAATCAGGGTTCCCTGTTCGGGAAGAATAGATTTTAATTTGATTCTTAAATCCTTTAAGGAGGGATTTGATGGCGTGATGATCTCTGGTTGCCATCCAGGTGATTGCCATTATGTATCGGGAAATTACTATGCAAGAAGAAGATTTGCTATACTTGCAAGGCTTCTTGAATTTATAGGTATAGAAAAGGAAAGGCTACAATTT from bacterium carries:
- a CDS encoding hydrogenase iron-sulfur subunit; the protein is MKEPRIIAFLCNWCTYAASDLAGTSRLKYPENIRIIRVPCSGRIDFNLILKSFKEGFDGVMISGCHPGDCHYVSGNYYARRRFAILARLLEFIGIEKERLQFFWISGGEGVKFAESVSKMVEEIRNIGQFEGFKDEK